Proteins encoded by one window of Cydia splendana chromosome 14, ilCydSple1.2, whole genome shotgun sequence:
- the LOC134797149 gene encoding protein regulator of cytokinesis 1-like isoform X1, whose amino-acid sequence MIALTDDVYKLFDGVTEEVSRNVRHLMQQLWLNWSHVGVEYDVKVNNIYKLVQIEKDLHSDVLDETKQKLKTMQQQVEELKDETKKLSQYLSVDISIIEYKDDMMLFEYKKELEDQIMGYREQMEQRRTEINRLLEWQHDLTEKLGVTFHELQDIPLPPQDELDKLRNHLEVLQSERDKRSEIFLHTQIEIKDIMDKLQIRPQSKFEHVVVSSLSVDFKVTDLNMDRLAKLRQDLQEKYDQTNNRVLELRERLSKLWECLDEDQIYRDNFLQAHPGCHPATEAAIKEEIKRCEQIKRQKIQVFVANMRTKIKLMWDNIMYSSRQREEFVHYYQDIFTEDTLTLHEMYLDKITKYYNEHKHIFELVVTRKNLWLKQAELDARASEPGRYHNRGGNLLREEKERKAIEMNLPKIEAQLREVVTEYETKTGSTFTVDGVSLLQLIEDEKESRKVERHNKLSARKQALTPTTPLFRSLATSPLGKRNRTAAQLALTAERNRPASKRQLITGSATKAVSALTHNLSALKRSAISTVKRRVSGRLATKAIVAKAENHGATVKRKLDYGAEVPKAPKANGSILKHKRSSVGKRRSGGRRSTGRSDTVAEHAKKNPLMETTQLTSYTDFKEDIDEKKIGRSSMVPKPPDNVVPMIVCDAIEEINSPNYQKKSPTKSTPMTPKTGKENRQHAVPLTPKTNLMYTPTRLTRSALKLNNDGFATPRAPLSAAKQNIHRTNSNNNMAYKNTPSNMLRSKTQTGLVRTPKPFV is encoded by the exons ATGATTGCATTAACGGACGACGTATACAAATTATT CGATGGCGTCACAGAGGAAGTATCCCGAAACGTCCGTCACCTGATGCAGCAACTATGGCTGAACTGGTCCCACGTCGGTGTGGAGTATGACGTGAAAGTCAACAACATATACAAGCTGGTGCAGATTGAGAAGGACCTCCACAGTGATGTGTTGGATGAGACTAAACAGAAACTTAAGACCATGCAACAACAAGTTGaag AATTAAAAGATGAGACCAAGAAATTGAGCCAGTACCTGTCTGTTGACATCAGTATTATAGAGTACAAGGATGACATGATGCTGTTTGAGTATAAGAAAGAGCTGGAAGACCAGATTATGGG ATATAGAGAACAGATGGAGCAGCGGCGCACTGAAATCAATCGCCTGCTGGAATGGCAGCATGACCTGACGGAGAAACTGGGAGTCACCTTCCATGAGCTGCAGGACATCCCACTCCCACCCCAAGACGAGTTGGACAAGTTGAGGAACCATCTCGAAGTGCTGCAGTCAGAGAGAGACAAGCGATCTGAGATCTTCCTGCACACGCAGATTGAAATTAAGGATATCATGG ACAAACTCCAAATCAGACCACAGAGCAAGTTTGAGCATGTGGTGGTCAGCTCTCTGTCTGTGGACTTCAAGGTGACAGATCTGAACATGGACCGTCTGGCCAAGCTGCGGCAGGATTTGCAGGAGAAGTATGACCAGACCAACAACCGG GTATTAGAACTGCGCGAGCGTCTGTCCAAACTGTGGGAGTGTTTGGATGAAGACCAGATATACAGAGACAACTTCCTGCAAGCGCACCCCGGCTGCCATCCTGCCACCGAAGCTGCCATCAAGGAGGAGATCAAGCGCTGCGAGCAGATCAAGAGGCAGAAGATTCAG GTGTTCGTAGCGAACATGCGCACGAAGATCAAGCTCATGTGGGACAACATCATGTACTCGAGCCGGCAGCGAGAAGAGTTCGTCCACTACTACCAGGACATCTTCACTGAAGACACCCTCACGTTGCACGAGATGTATCTGGATAAGATTACTAAATACTACAATGAGCACAA GCACATTTTCGAGTTGGTGGTGACCCGCAAGAACCTCTGGCTGAAGCAAGCCGAACTAGACGCGCGCGCCTCCGAGCCGGGCCGCTACCACAACCGCGGGGGGAATCTGCTTAGAGAGGAAAAGGAGAGGAAAGCTATTGAAATGAAT CTCCCGAAAATTGAGGCCCAACTCCGCGAAGTAGTAACAGAGTACGAGACGAAAACTGGCAGCACCTTCACCGTGGACGGAGTGTCTCTACTGCAGCTTATCGAGGACGAAAAGGAGTCTAGAAAAGTT GAGCGTCACAACAAGCTATCTGCGCGCAAGCAGGCGCTGACGCCCACCACGCCGCTGTTCCGCTCGCTCGCCACGTCGCCGCTCGGCAAGCGCAACCGCACCGCCGCGCAGCTCGCGCTCACCGCTGAGAGGAACag GCCGGCGTCGAAGCGCCAGCTGATCACCGGCAGCGCCACCAAGGCCGTGTCGGCGCTCACTCATAATCTGTCCGCGTTGAAAAGATCCGCTATTTCTACTGTTAAGAG ACGAGTCAGCGGCCGACTAGCCACGAAGGCCATAGTGGCGAAGGCGGAGAACCACGGCGCCACCGTCAAGAGGAAGCTGGACTACGGAGCCGAGGTCCCCAAGGCGCCCAAAGCGAACGGCAGCATTCTCAAGCACAAGCGCTCG TCCGTCGGCAAGCGACGCAGCGGCGGGCGGCGCTCAACCGGCCGGAGCGACACCGTGGCCGAGCATGCGAAAAAGAACCCGCTTATGGAAACCACACAGCTCACTTCATACACTGATTTCAAG GAAGACATCGATGAGAAGAAAATAGGCCGCAGTTCCATGGTGCCGAAGCCCCCAGACAACGTTGTCCCCATGATCGTGTGCGACGCTATCGAGGAGATAAACTCCCCcaactatcaaaaaaaaagtCCAACCAAATCGACGCCCATGACCCCAAAAACGGGAAAGGAAAATAGGCAACACGCTGTTCCTTTAACACCTAAGACTAATCTTATGTACACTCCCACGAGACTTACTAGATCAGCTTTAAAATTGAATAATGATGGCTTCGCTACCCCCCGCGCGCCGCTCAGCGCCGCCAAGCAGAACATTCATAGAACGAATTCCAACAACAACATGGCTTACAAGAACACCCCCAGCAATATGTTACGATCCAAAACACAGACGGGTCTAGTGAGAACTCCTAAGCCTTTTGTTTAA
- the LOC134797149 gene encoding protein regulator of cytokinesis 1-like isoform X2, producing the protein MMLFEYKKELEDQIMGYREQMEQRRTEINRLLEWQHDLTEKLGVTFHELQDIPLPPQDELDKLRNHLEVLQSERDKRSEIFLHTQIEIKDIMDKLQIRPQSKFEHVVVSSLSVDFKVTDLNMDRLAKLRQDLQEKYDQTNNRVLELRERLSKLWECLDEDQIYRDNFLQAHPGCHPATEAAIKEEIKRCEQIKRQKIQVFVANMRTKIKLMWDNIMYSSRQREEFVHYYQDIFTEDTLTLHEMYLDKITKYYNEHKHIFELVVTRKNLWLKQAELDARASEPGRYHNRGGNLLREEKERKAIEMNLPKIEAQLREVVTEYETKTGSTFTVDGVSLLQLIEDEKESRKVERHNKLSARKQALTPTTPLFRSLATSPLGKRNRTAAQLALTAERNRPASKRQLITGSATKAVSALTHNLSALKRSAISTVKRRVSGRLATKAIVAKAENHGATVKRKLDYGAEVPKAPKANGSILKHKRSSVGKRRSGGRRSTGRSDTVAEHAKKNPLMETTQLTSYTDFKEDIDEKKIGRSSMVPKPPDNVVPMIVCDAIEEINSPNYQKKSPTKSTPMTPKTGKENRQHAVPLTPKTNLMYTPTRLTRSALKLNNDGFATPRAPLSAAKQNIHRTNSNNNMAYKNTPSNMLRSKTQTGLVRTPKPFV; encoded by the exons ATGATGCTGTTTGAGTATAAGAAAGAGCTGGAAGACCAGATTATGGG ATATAGAGAACAGATGGAGCAGCGGCGCACTGAAATCAATCGCCTGCTGGAATGGCAGCATGACCTGACGGAGAAACTGGGAGTCACCTTCCATGAGCTGCAGGACATCCCACTCCCACCCCAAGACGAGTTGGACAAGTTGAGGAACCATCTCGAAGTGCTGCAGTCAGAGAGAGACAAGCGATCTGAGATCTTCCTGCACACGCAGATTGAAATTAAGGATATCATGG ACAAACTCCAAATCAGACCACAGAGCAAGTTTGAGCATGTGGTGGTCAGCTCTCTGTCTGTGGACTTCAAGGTGACAGATCTGAACATGGACCGTCTGGCCAAGCTGCGGCAGGATTTGCAGGAGAAGTATGACCAGACCAACAACCGG GTATTAGAACTGCGCGAGCGTCTGTCCAAACTGTGGGAGTGTTTGGATGAAGACCAGATATACAGAGACAACTTCCTGCAAGCGCACCCCGGCTGCCATCCTGCCACCGAAGCTGCCATCAAGGAGGAGATCAAGCGCTGCGAGCAGATCAAGAGGCAGAAGATTCAG GTGTTCGTAGCGAACATGCGCACGAAGATCAAGCTCATGTGGGACAACATCATGTACTCGAGCCGGCAGCGAGAAGAGTTCGTCCACTACTACCAGGACATCTTCACTGAAGACACCCTCACGTTGCACGAGATGTATCTGGATAAGATTACTAAATACTACAATGAGCACAA GCACATTTTCGAGTTGGTGGTGACCCGCAAGAACCTCTGGCTGAAGCAAGCCGAACTAGACGCGCGCGCCTCCGAGCCGGGCCGCTACCACAACCGCGGGGGGAATCTGCTTAGAGAGGAAAAGGAGAGGAAAGCTATTGAAATGAAT CTCCCGAAAATTGAGGCCCAACTCCGCGAAGTAGTAACAGAGTACGAGACGAAAACTGGCAGCACCTTCACCGTGGACGGAGTGTCTCTACTGCAGCTTATCGAGGACGAAAAGGAGTCTAGAAAAGTT GAGCGTCACAACAAGCTATCTGCGCGCAAGCAGGCGCTGACGCCCACCACGCCGCTGTTCCGCTCGCTCGCCACGTCGCCGCTCGGCAAGCGCAACCGCACCGCCGCGCAGCTCGCGCTCACCGCTGAGAGGAACag GCCGGCGTCGAAGCGCCAGCTGATCACCGGCAGCGCCACCAAGGCCGTGTCGGCGCTCACTCATAATCTGTCCGCGTTGAAAAGATCCGCTATTTCTACTGTTAAGAG ACGAGTCAGCGGCCGACTAGCCACGAAGGCCATAGTGGCGAAGGCGGAGAACCACGGCGCCACCGTCAAGAGGAAGCTGGACTACGGAGCCGAGGTCCCCAAGGCGCCCAAAGCGAACGGCAGCATTCTCAAGCACAAGCGCTCG TCCGTCGGCAAGCGACGCAGCGGCGGGCGGCGCTCAACCGGCCGGAGCGACACCGTGGCCGAGCATGCGAAAAAGAACCCGCTTATGGAAACCACACAGCTCACTTCATACACTGATTTCAAG GAAGACATCGATGAGAAGAAAATAGGCCGCAGTTCCATGGTGCCGAAGCCCCCAGACAACGTTGTCCCCATGATCGTGTGCGACGCTATCGAGGAGATAAACTCCCCcaactatcaaaaaaaaagtCCAACCAAATCGACGCCCATGACCCCAAAAACGGGAAAGGAAAATAGGCAACACGCTGTTCCTTTAACACCTAAGACTAATCTTATGTACACTCCCACGAGACTTACTAGATCAGCTTTAAAATTGAATAATGATGGCTTCGCTACCCCCCGCGCGCCGCTCAGCGCCGCCAAGCAGAACATTCATAGAACGAATTCCAACAACAACATGGCTTACAAGAACACCCCCAGCAATATGTTACGATCCAAAACACAGACGGGTCTAGTGAGAACTCCTAAGCCTTTTGTTTAA